A genomic stretch from Halorubrum salinarum includes:
- a CDS encoding multicopper oxidase domain-containing protein: MTRSFGAPGTGLSRREFLAATGVTGVSALAGCSSKTIDAPTAATGTPSEAQTTSSDLPYTSPPTVINVDEQGGSVTMGTQPARHAVHPLDSMGGPVEFPRVWAWQADDNDPSVPGPILRTTEGNDMEVTLDNTNGRRPHTIHFHGVTKTWKNDGVPTSTGIQVPAGEKHTYEIPANVPGTHLYHCHFQTHRHIDMGMYGIFRVDPEGYESADREYFMTIKDWDSRIPEKWAGEADFTYDTTSRTPDVFTVNGKSAPRTLHPEQGSPIIVDQGDQVRIHLVNGGYMSHPIHIHNHRFRRVEKDGGTVPEATRHDMDVTNIAPAERHTIEFTADADPGIYLMHCHKVNHVMNGSFYPGGMLTGVVYRSVMDTDIFSQLMEYAGYEPN; encoded by the coding sequence CGCCGACAGCGGCCACGGGCACCCCGAGTGAAGCACAGACGACATCGTCTGATCTTCCCTACACCAGTCCTCCGACGGTGATTAATGTCGACGAACAGGGAGGATCCGTGACGATGGGGACGCAGCCGGCGCGACACGCGGTCCATCCACTTGATTCAATGGGCGGCCCGGTCGAGTTTCCCCGAGTCTGGGCATGGCAGGCCGACGACAACGACCCGAGCGTTCCAGGCCCGATCCTTCGGACAACCGAAGGGAATGACATGGAAGTGACCCTCGACAATACGAATGGGCGTCGACCCCATACCATCCACTTCCACGGGGTCACCAAAACATGGAAGAACGACGGTGTTCCGACATCGACCGGAATCCAAGTCCCGGCGGGTGAGAAACACACCTATGAAATTCCGGCGAACGTTCCGGGGACGCACCTGTACCACTGTCACTTCCAGACACACCGTCACATCGATATGGGAATGTACGGTATCTTTCGGGTCGACCCCGAAGGCTACGAGTCGGCGGACCGGGAGTACTTCATGACGATCAAAGACTGGGACTCACGGATCCCGGAAAAATGGGCCGGAGAGGCGGATTTTACCTACGATACGACCTCGCGGACTCCGGACGTCTTCACGGTTAACGGGAAGAGCGCACCCCGGACGCTCCACCCCGAACAAGGGTCACCGATCATTGTCGATCAGGGCGATCAGGTCCGTATTCACCTCGTCAACGGGGGATACATGTCACACCCGATACACATCCACAACCACCGCTTCCGGCGCGTCGAAAAGGACGGTGGGACGGTTCCGGAGGCCACCCGCCACGACATGGATGTCACGAATATTGCACCCGCTGAACGACACACAATCGAGTTCACGGCGGACGCAGACCCCGGGATCTACCTCATGCACTGCCACAAAGTCAACCACGTGATGAACGGGTCGTTCTACCCCGGTGGCATGCTTACGGGGGTTGTGTATCGCTCCGTCATGGATACGGACATCTTCAGCCAGCTCATGGAATACGCCGGCTACGAACCGAACTGA